One Aegilops tauschii subsp. strangulata cultivar AL8/78 chromosome 2, Aet v6.0, whole genome shotgun sequence genomic window, AATGCGAGCTGTGCAAAATCACTGACAAATATGTTTACACTTAATTGCACAAATGTATCTAACAACATGGCCTGCCTATCTGTGAAATTTTATACATATTGTAAAGACAAATTCATAAACTGTTAAGGATCTTATTATATAATAAGAAGAAACTAACGGGCATCAGACCTGCAATACAATGATTTTGATTTCCAGTTTTCGAATGGACTACCGTTGACATAACTAGATTTACTCCATCAAATATAAATTAAAGAAAATTAAAAACGATTGGTCAAACACACATGAAGCAGAAAAAAGGGATATGATTTGGGCCACAAGAACTTACAATTCAATAAGACATCACATGAGTGAATATGAAGTTCGTTGCCGCAGGGAATGAGGAGGGCCATGGAGGGGAGAAAGGACACAAATGCCGCCCACCACGCCGCAAATCACCTCAGCCCCTCTCCTTCCCGACACAGTAACCGACGATCGATGGACACACGGCCACCGAGGAAGCCCCCAGCCGCCACGCCGCTTTCATCCTAAAAGACCAGAAAGCCCACAACACTGGGACACTTACATATAGGGCCCACAAAACTGTAGAGGCCCAGGGAGGCGACCCAGTCAAATCGGAAGCAAAAatcgctaatgttgccctcaattGATTCTCAGCTCTCTAAAACTAGGGAGCTTAGTGTTTTATAGGATGCAGAGGTCAGATGTGTGTTTATTGAGTTTGTATTTTTTTTAGAACCTGTTTATTGTGTTTCATTTTGAATTAATAAAGCCAATAAATGAATCGTCGTCGCCTTATTTATAGCTTCAGACACCGATCGGGCTGGCCAGGGGCTGGGTATATTTCGAGTACTCCATTGGGGCTCCGACACGTTAGCCGATCCAGAAGCGGGTTTCCGATAGGCCATTGGATGAACGGGATCCCGCACCGGGGCCGACGGGTGGTTGTCTAGTGCGTGCCGTGGGTCCTTGCAGGTCTGCTGCGCGGAATGCCGCACTTCCACATCGGGCATCGGCAGCATCGCCGACTCGGCATTCCAGCCAGCGCCTTCACTCTGACAACACGACAGCGTCTGCTTGGCTCGGCTCGTCTAATCGTAGAAATTATTTCCTATTCTGGTGCCTAGTGGTTGCGTCGGGCTCGGCCACGGGAACCCACGGGCACGGCCTGCCTGCTGTTCAAAGCCACACCCCGATCAATCAGTCCTCTGCTtgctctctctctcacacacacacacccaaaAAAATGCTTATAGTATAAGATTGACCAAAAGTCAACATGCGCATCGGACTGCCGGGCTCGGGCTCGGCATCGGGCTCTGCCGCATCGGGCTTCCCCTGCGGTCACGCATCGCCTATATATACGAGCTCACATTCTGCCTCACCTTCTCCCAAAATCCAGAGCGAGCCGAGAGAACACACTGATAAGCAAGCAATGGACTGTGTCAGCATCGAGATGCCGGACCCGCTGCCACACGCACCCGCCGCGGGCATGGTCGACGCCGTGCACGACGACGCCAAGCTGCAGCGCGCCCTGGTCGGCGGCGGCATCGCCAAGTCCTCGGCCGCTCTGTACCTCGCCTTCTTCAGGGCCCCGGCCGGCGTCTTCCTCCTCGACGGGCACGGGCTGCTCGTCGCCGCCTACTACGTCAtcctcgccgccgtcgtcgtcttCGGCGCGGTGGAGGTGGCCACGGGCTTCTGGGTCGCCGGCGACCCGCACGGCCGGCGCGGCAAGGGGAAGGTGGTGCTCTGGGCCTCCGTCGTCCCGCTCGTGCTCGTCACCGCGCTCGGAGGCTTCGCCGTGCTGAGATAGCTGCACCGACCTGATGGTGGTTGATCGTCTTTGATGCATGCCGAGGTGTGACAGTCCGTAGTAATTCGCAGCCGTCGTCAGGTGGTCGTGGCACTGGGAGCGCGCACGACTTGCACATTTCCGCATCCGATTTTTCTGCACGTCTGTGATTTATGTATTGATTCACTGCTCGTGCCAATGCCAGTTACTTCGATGAATGCGTACCGCTTAACATTTGCAGTCCACTTAGTTAAGTTAAGCTGTGTGTCCCGTTGGCGTTTGATCTCGGTGTCTCTACTTGTCTTTGGATGTAAAAATGTGCAACTTGATTAACTGCGTGCTGAAGTCATTAGCTTATGAAATGTGTGCAGCCGTCACTTGTTGATTGTTTCCACCGCAAGATAAACCGAACAATCTAAGATTTTTTGAAGCTATGAACCGTAGAACAATAGTTCTACCGTAACTTTTATTCCTTACAAAGTATGTTACAAAGCGGGGAGCAAAAGGAAGAAACCAAAGTAATTTTATACTTAGTTTGCATTTTTTTTTAGTAAACAAAAAGCTACAAGATCACGGCGCATTCGAAGCGCAGAGGGAAAACCAAAGAATCTTGGGCTGGCAACACGAAATAGAAAAACTCAATTTCAATAACTTGAACAGTGAACGTTAAAGAAGTTTGGAACAAGCCCGCTCACAGAAATCGACGCCTATATCTTTTCACTTCGATTTTTTTCCTGAGGGGTCTTTTTTCTCGGGGGACATTTTCACTTCAAGCTGCCCAATCACCCATACAATGGCAAGCTTTTCTCTGATTCGCGGTAGTTCTTCTTAGAGATCTCCTGCTTGACGCTCGTTTACATCAAGTAGACGCAAAAACTATGGGTCGCTCTTTGCGAGCAATACCAGCGCCAGCGCTCGCTAAAGCACTACATTCGGCCGCACGGGGCGTAAACAAGTGGCTGGTTTTGGGAAGTTTCTTAAACCTTGTGTTTAGTTTCGGCAAGGTTTGTGAATTTTTTTTTCACTCTTTATTCTTTTGTATTGTTTTCTTTTTTCCAAATACGTAATTTTTTAATTCATGAAATTTTTATAAAATTTGAATATTTTGTCAAATACGCAAAAAAATTGAATTCATGGGAATTTTATATATTAGTTATTATTTTTATTCGAATTCATGAACAATAGTTTTTCATTAAAAATACATGAAAAAATTTCAAATATCATTCACTAAAAATTTACAAATTCGTGAAAGTTCTTTTGTAATACGCAAACATTTTTTAATTCATGAAATTGTTCTACGATTTCTGAAACTTTCCAAATTTCAAGAAATTTTTTATTAAATATACAGCATTTTTTCTAATTCATGATTTTATTTATCATTCGTTGTTCTAATTAAAGTTAAACCAACCGGAATAAAAAACGAAAAGAGCAGAAGTACGTACTGCTTGCTAGAAGCAACCCATAGCAGCTCCCTCTCGAGGGCTTCGCCTGAACCAGGCACAAACTGACCGGCCCATTCAGGCGAGTCTCACTTAAACAGTTCCCTATGGTTTTAATGTTGGGGGTTCTCATGAAACAAACTGTCGTTTTTTTCCATAAAAATAAATGTTTTTTTACATATCTAAATAATTAAAAAAACTAtttgcataataaaaaaataaaaaaaaggttTAGTATGTGTTAAAAAAACAGCCtgtattagaaaaatgttcaccatACATTAAAAAAACTTCAACATATATAAAAAAAGTTCGATCAGTATTACAAAATGTTCACTGTATTTAAAAAAGTTCAATGTATATTATATAACTGTCCAGTGTGCATTTGAAAAAGTTCACCATACATTAGAGACTTTAATTACCAAAACTAAAAAAAGTGCAAAATATAAATAAAGAGAAAAATCGAATCCAGAAAAAATACGTCAGAAGAGAAAGAAAAAATAAACAAGGGAAGACTCCCATATGTGTATGCCTGCGCTGCTCTCATGGGCAAGCGATTAGGGCTTTGGTTCCTCCCGCTGGGCTGCCTCGTATCCCGTGGCCTTAGGGTCATGGAGGTACGGTGGATCCTGGTCCTTGCCGACGGGAGGGCTTCGTTTTTAGAGTTTGTTTTGAGTTTTGGTAGGGTTTGTGTCATGCTCGGGAAGACGAGGCGACGGCGACTCCTTCAAGATGGAATAAGTTTCTCCCTGCCTAGCCGCCATTCCGATGATGCTTCTAGCGTCGCCGAAGGGCGTGTGTAGGTTTGTCTCCGGCTGATCTCCCGGATTCGGTTTGCGTTTGCGTTCGATGGGTCCGGTTGGATCTGATCTTTGTTTGTCTATGTTGGTGTGTCTATAGGTTGAATCATTCCGTTCTATGCttctcttcatcggcggcggttgctgttctagTGCGTTGGTCCTCTAAGGCCTTAGCACGACGATTTTTCGACTGTCATCCACAAAAAAGTTTGCCCGGCTCCGGTGATGAAGGGGCGATGACAGCGATGCGCCTTCAgctcgctccagtgcttgtagTTGTCGCTAGATTGTCTATGGACCTGGACCGGCATTTTTTATAGTACCTTGACCGTTGATGAATAGATCGAaagtttttccaaaaaaaaaagaaaaaggaaacaataataaaaataaataagtaaAACTAGAAATAAGATAAACAAAACATAAAACCGATAAAAGCAAAAACACAAAAGCCACGGTAAAAAAATGAACGAGAATACATTAGCGCACAGCGAAGCCCCGAACTGGGCCAGTCTACCGTTACTCGTGTGGGCGGAGCCCCCACTAGTTGACGCCCGCAGGAGCCTACTAGGGTTTGCCCTTTTCTCCTCTGTTCCAACATAATTCAATTTTCCGGATTTATCTAAGTCAAACTTATTTAAGTTTGATCAAGTCTATAGAAATATATATTAACATAAAGAACGACAAATTTAGTCTTACGAGATTCTTTATGAGATATATTTCCGTATTATGTGTTTTTGGTTTGTAGATCTTAGCATCTTTTGTATAGTTGATCAAACTTGAGTGCGGCGTTTCGGTGCCGAGACTCATCTACACCCGGTcataaaaaaacaaaacaaatactataaaaaatcaataaattccaattttttgggatggtagataatttgatgcggAGGTTCGCTCCAATTTTTAGTTCATTTGGACATCTGATCAgatctcagcaaaaaagacaaatcagaTCAGAGTAGTGCGTGAACAGTAAACATTTTTACAAACCccgaatttgtcttttttgctgagagctactCAAATGTCTAAATTATTTGAAAATTGGAGAGAACCTCACacatcaaattatctaccaccCAAAAAAATTGGGATTTTTTGAATTGTTTTagtatttgttttgtttttttcgtCAAGGCGAGTGCAGCTGAGCCTGGGCTCAGAAGTGGATTACCGATCAAACTTAATTTTTTCTGACTTATAAAAAACTAGATCTTCAATTATTTTGAAATGAAGTGAGCAGTGGCTTATTTTACTCTTTTTCATGAAAAGTTTTCTCCATCAACAGTATTTAAAACATCAGATCAACGAAACTAAACCCCTGCAAATGATTACAAAAGTCGTGATCATAACCAACTTCTTTATCAAATAGTTTTGCTTTGTTTTTAGAGCACAAAGAGTTCTTGATCAGATTCCTTGGCCGTACTACATGGAAACTGCTATGATATTGAACCTCGTACCCTTATTTGAATTAGTTTATTccgcaatttttttgaaaaataggTTAACTGCTTCATCAGAATCTATTTTTCATTTGCTTTAAAAAGAATCGACGTGTAAAGGAAGCTTTTGGAAGTAGAAAGAAATTTTAGAATATAAAttgaaataaaaaaaattattttcGCCTGGGAAATAGCAGAGCCATGCAATGATCATGTCTGAGTCAACTTAGAAATAGTTATAGCCATATGATCAATATTTTCTCATTTTGCAACTGCACAAATCTTTAAGTAACATCAAGCGATTCTTGGTTGTGACATAGAAAGTCTTATTCATAGTTATGAGTGAGGTGGGTTCAGCCGACTCTAAAGCATGGTTTATACCAACACATGACCGTGAAAaacaatgtactccctccgtctcaaaataaatGACTTGACTTTGTATATCTTAAAACTCTTGCAATGGCAAGATTTGCCGTGCAACAGCTCTGTTGGTTGGAGATCATGGACCTGGTATGATGTCCAGAGCCATGCATTGCAAGGTAATTGGAGTCAAACTGAGTTGAACCGATCAAAGTACAGCTTCTTCGTTCATGGACTTCTcgtgtctttgttttcttttcCTACTGGGCAGAAGCGGGATAATCTCTGTTTTGTTGGTAAAATTTGAATTTGCGGTCTTTTCCTCCTATTATTCTGCAAGACGATTTTGACTTCACGGTTTGGATACGAAGAAAAGATTATCCATTTCTCTTACAATTATTCtcggacggaggtagtagttttggTCCGTGGAAGATCCGCAATAACCTTACTCATCAACTGCACCATACCATCATTGTAGGGGAAACTTGCATCAACTGCACCATGCCATCATTTTCTCATTTTGTGAGATGACTGTTCCATGCTTGGCACATACCTGTAGGGCCTCTAGCATGTTTAGGTCGAAACCAGGGCCGCTCAGATCGGACAGCACGACACGGTGCTCTCTTGCGTCCAATATGGCGGTTTAGAGCAACTCTAACTACCCGACTCAAACGGACGGCGAATTTGTTCCTTTTTTGTTTGCTTGGGTCGGTCGTCCGTTCGGCGTCCGTCCTGTTTTAGTTTTGGATCGGCAGTGCGCCGAACGCATCGACTCATATGTGCCGGCGTGGCCGGCAGGCCGCCCTATTTCAACAAATGGCTTATTTTTGCATTGTTTCACACACAACTGTTGCATTCAAATATATAGTCAAATAACATAGTTTCAACCGCATAAAATAGCATAGTTTTAAAAGCCGAATAAAAGTAAAAATGTCTCACATGGTTTTGCAAGCCGAATAAAgaagatacatctattggttgccaacatgagcCCACATATACTCAATCAAATCATTTTGCAGTTGCACGTGAATTTCCCAATCACACATGTCACGATGAAATTGGGTGAACTGTTCAAACGTTGCCGCTCCttcatgctcaggcacaacattctcaccctgaaactgaaacccTTGATCGTACAAACATTCCGGACGCTCATCTTCTAccatcatattgtgcatgatcacacaagcagtcatcacctcccacagtttctgcgtgctccaggtattagcaggataccgaacgatgccccatcgagattgcaaaacaccaTGGCACACTCAACgtccttcctagcactctcttgctcttgggcaaatcttttcctcttctctccaacagggttggggattgtcttcacaatagtggttcactgaggatagataccgtcacccaggtagtatcctttgtcgtagttgtggccgttgatagtaaagttcaccggtgggctgttgccttcggcaagcctagcaaacaccggcgagcgctgaagcacgttgatatcattgtgtgatcccgccatgccaaagaaagagtgccagatccagagatcttgagacgccacggcctctagtatggcagtgcaagccctgacatggcccttgtactgcccttgccaagcagaagggcagttcttccactcccagtgcatgcagtctattctgccaagcatccctgggaagcccctgctggcattcatcgccaacaaaCAGGTTGTTTCTTCAGGAGccggctctctcaagtactcaggaCCAAACACAGCAATAACAGCCTTGCAGAACTTATACGGGGACTCTAGGCATGTAGACTCGCTCATACGGACGTACTCGTCAATGAGATCACCCGGCACTTCGTATGCAAGCATTCGGATGGCGacagtgcatttctgataagaggagaaacCAATCTTTCCAACGGCATCCTATTTGCACTCGAAATAATCATCGTAGCCGACCACCCCCTCTCTAATACGGTTGAAAAGATGCCTACTCCTACGGAAAAGGCGGCGGAATTTCTGATGTTTGAACAACGGATTTGTTGTatcaaagtagtccttccaaaGAAGGAAATGCCTGCTCTCTTGGTTGCGATTCAACGCCGGAAGGTGGCCCGGAATGAAGCCACGGAACAACGGCCGCTGGCTATTTGAGGCGGTGATGGACCAACACGGTAGCCAAtatctcctcctcgtcatcggacgacgaatcATTGGAGTCGCAAAGGAAATTGTGAAAAAAAACTCGTCGGCGGAGTCCATTTTGTACCTTGGCAAACTGTCGAACAACTTGTGGGCGTCGACGAAGGAAGTCGCGGCGCGCACGGACCAGCTAGCTGCCCAGCCGGCGTCCGACAAGCGTGCCAGTGAGAGGCGGCGAGGCGGCTTCTTGGTCGCGGTCGCGGctgtgtcggggggggggggggagctgtCGATTCCCTGGCGGCAAGACGGCGGTGGCGGCGTTGCTGAGCGGATGTTGTGGCGCCGGCAGCTGGCAGAGTCACCTGATAAaatgggcggcggcgtcggcgacaaAGGAGGCGGGCGAGGGTTTGCTGTTGGAAAGGGACAGTCCGATGTGCCACAGACCACCGGGCCCGGGGGAGGAGAAGGCGAGCGCGCGCCCGTCTCATGTCCGCGCCGACGTAAATCAGGCTGAAAAATGGGCCGGGAATGAGTCACCCGCGGACGAAAAGCGGatgcgcgtccgtttgggtcggcgtgGTGGGCCGACTTTTGTGTCCGCACTGACCCAAACGGACGTCAGCGGATGAAATGGGTCACCCGTTGGAGTTACTCTTAAGAGCAATGAATATGAATATCACGGCGTGTGGTGTAGGAAGAAACGCAAACTTCGTTCTATGGCGTCCCTACTGTACGCGCGCCAATTTAGACAGGGTACGCATTCAGTGATGCAGATGCAGAGCCCATCCGACCGTCCCTGGCATAGGACgacacgcacacgcacgcacgcacagaTCCGCTGGACCGGTGCAGCAGGCTTGCTTGTTTTCACACGCTGATCGACCACCCTCTGGAACACCGTGTAGCGTGCGATTGTAGATGCGTGTGGGGCGCCTGGCCGCCCGCTTACGACGTGGTACGGGCGGCCATCAGCATGCGTGCGCTGCGCACGAGTGGTCACCACGGGTGCATGCAGAGCGGACGTCACCACGGAGTACTTTCGCTGCATGCCAGCACGTGTGGCCCAGCCTCGTGCAGTCCGTCCGTGCGCTCGCGCACACACACACGGAAGCGGTCGAAACAGAGCAGCCGCATGACGTCTCTTCGAACGTATCCACGCGGCCGGCCATGCCCACCCGTCCCAGCGGCCCACGACGGCACGCCAGGGGCGCGACACGCGACGGCATGGCGCGCATGTCGGCATCGAACGGGACAGCGGCTTTGCGCGGCGGACGTGCACAAGACAGAGAGAGCTTCGCGAGACGTCTCCATCGGCACGCACGCACATTCGGCTAGCGCCATCGGTCTTTCCCAAGCGGAAAATGACGAGGCGGTGGCGTGCGCGCCGTGCTCTGCCGCCATGGTGCGGACGGGACGGCGGCATGCAGAAGCCCGCGGAAACAGCCAAAACTGTTGGCAAAGGACGGTCCTGAGACGCTGGCGCGGTGACGCCGGCTACAGGACACATTCTCCTCGCAGCGGCGCGCCGGGCCGTACATGCCACGAGATGCGTCACTGGGATTACGATATATCTATGGAGATTGAAACGTCGCCCAGATCAGTTGAGAAATCGATCGCCATTGCCGAACCAGAAAGAGCTGTGGATGTGGAGCCCCATTTCCATGGCTGGGGAAGAATGGGATTGGATCAGCTAACACATTCTATGCACAACTTTATTATGTATAATCACGGGCGAGACCCGAAGGGGCCGGGACGACTCAGGGTTACAGGATCACCAACCAACGAGATCCATGGATCATCACAACAGGCACGGAAAGAAGACAACCTAGCCGCGCGCCGGCCGGCGATCTCACCTCACGCCCTCCCGGCGATCGCCTCGGGCGCTGGCGCCGGCTGAAGCGCGCGACTTGCGGTGGCGCAGCGCCTTGATCGGGCCGGGAAGGAACCGCCCCCACCCGCCCGTTTTGGGCGCCAGCTTCTCCGCGGAGGCGGAGCTCGACCGCTCCAATGCCGCCGCGTCCTCGGCGGCGCGGCGCTCCTCCTCGCTCTCCAACTCCATGCTCCTGCCGGCCGCCGGCTTCCGGAACGAGGCCCAGCCCCAGACCCTGGACCGGCGCCGCTCgtcggcgc contains:
- the LOC109749689 gene encoding uncharacterized protein; the encoded protein is MGMPGDDSRCRKHPPAPCGGVCPHCLCDRLLRLCPDCARTRPCPCASPSSPSSSASSASVGRVCSLIERERRIGRSRSVAGGAGADERRRSRVWGWASFRKPAAGRSMELESEEERRAAEDAAALERSSSASAEKLAPKTGGWGRFLPGPIKALRHRKSRASAGASARGDRREGVR